Genomic segment of Strigops habroptila isolate Jane chromosome 12, bStrHab1.2.pri, whole genome shotgun sequence:
AGCCCAGAACCTGGGGAAGCCGCAGAAGGTACGTGTCgctcctggtgctgcagaggtGCCTCAGCCTGGTTTCAGGGGAGGGGAATCATCTCTGAGTGTAGATGGACAAATGGACTTTGCTCCTGGGGCCTGCAGGCTTCTGGGGGGACTGGGGTGTATTTGGAGGGCTGGAAAATTCCCCgctggaggagcagctctgaCTGCTGTACTGCAGGGGATTGGAGGGAGCAGGGTCTGTCCAGCAGGCGCCCAGAccatggctgctgcctgcctgtgccTCTGCCAGTGCTGGGTGCGGGCAGGGGTGCAAAGGCCAATGCAGGGGAGGAGGCCAGGCAGCCGCTCATGGCCTCGGGGCCCCATGTTTGTCAGCGCTGGGCAGTGCCCTggcacaggagcagggctggggctggtgaCCGGTGACTCCTGGATGGAAGCCACCTGCATGCATTCAGCTTCATGCTGCGAGGCAGTTGGGATCGGCGTGTGTGCATGCACTGCCCCGCTGCGTGCAGCAGCGAGTGTCTGGGCACTTACTAATTCTCCAGCAACCCTCGGGCTGGGCTTGTGACCTGCAGAGCGAGGTGCCAGCCTGGCAGAGCCCGGTATCCTGCGGTGCACATGCTGTCCggctttcctgcctgctgcGCTGCCCGGCCCCTTGCATGCTGCTTGACGTGTGAGCCCGTGTCTGTGTGTTTTGTCTCGCTCAGGACTCACTCCCCTGCTCTGAACCCCTGAAATATAACTTCGCTCCCAGCACCGCCCTCAACAAAACAGCCCGGCCCTTCGGGGCCGGCTCGCCTCCGAACCCACGGCCCGGGCTGGTGACGAAACCCGTGACGTACGCCCCCCTGGCGCCTGCCTGCACCCCCCAGCACAATGGGTACGTTGCTGTCTGTCCTGCTCCCCGAGGATCGGGGGGACCCcactgcccagccctgctgcgCCTTGCATGCCAGGCCCTGGGGTGGCAGTGGGTGACAGTGCCTATGCTGGGGTCCCCCAGTGGCTGGTGCTGAGGTGGCACAACAGGACTGTCATGCACGGGGACGCACAGCCATGCACATGCTGGTCCCTTGCTCAGGGACATGTCAAGCCTGTGGGGAGTCCTGCAGGACATCGCATGGTGGTTGCAGGAGGACATTCACTGGCATCTGTGGCAGCAGGGAAGCGGTGGCTGCGTTGTGGCCACCAGCCAGTGCCTGCCCCGGGATGTCCTGCTGGGCCCATGGCTGCCAGGACAGGCTGGCACAGTGAAGCCCTCGCACCCCATGCAGCACCGTCCTCACCCTGCTTGCAGGGAAGACGCTCCTGGCTCTCCAGGCTGCCCACCCGTGtgtccagcagctgctgctccctgcccctcctgctgggagctgctgtggtgcCCTGAACAGGGCAATGGGGGGatgcagccctggctgccctgGGCACCCAGCTCTGTTTTGGGGGGCTGAGGGAGGCATGGTCTGCTCTGCTGGTGTCTGGCCCTGTGCCCCAGtgtgctcccagccctggcaaACTGGGCATGAGTCTCGGGGTAGAGGGACTGATGCAGGCCATAGGTGAGCTCTGGAAACTTCTCGGGTGCTGTGGGtctaatttctctttcctttttctttctttctctcatccctttctctttccctctcccctaCAGGTGCTGAGCCTTGACAAGTCAGTAAGCCTTTTGCCTGCCCTTTCTATCCTCCCTGCATGCCTCTTCCCTGCTATTGACAGCCTGAGGACAGGCAGCATGTCCTGCTCTGCCCATGGGGTGGGTCACTCCTGGCAGCATGCTGCCCCTAGCCTGAAGGGCAAGCTCTGCCTGTCTCTGTTGGGGCCCTGGAGTGTCCTCACGCATggtccctttcctcctccccaagACATCTCTTAGTTGGGCAAGGGCTgtcaggctgtgctggggaccaTGCCCAGGGCCAAGAAGGCATCACTGCCATAGACACCATAGGTGTTCATTCAGCTCTCATGCAGCTGCCCTGCCAGTGATTTATTTACCTTAGCTTATTCTTGCCCTGTCTTTTCCACTGCTGGCCCTTGGGACCAGTCTTACAATGCCAGGTATGGTAGTCAGTCCTTAATGGGCCCTCCTGACATGGAGGAGGAGTAGGGGTATGGGGAGTAGGCAGTGCGTGGTGTCTCAGGTACTAATGTGCTGTGGTTCTGTCCCGGGGCAGCCCCAGGGGGGTGATGCTATGGGGATCTGTCAGATTTGACAGACCACTCTGTCACTCACAGGCAGCCCCCggagccccccagcacccctgtaTATGACCCCATGAAGTTACGGCTGATAGAGGACTCTGAGAGCTGGCAGCCCCGCTCCGGGACCTCCCAGTCCCGCTCCTTCCTCAAACTGGCCTGGCTGACGGGCACAGATGGATGTAAGTTCCCTCAGGGGCTGGCGCTGGCAGCCTGGGAGTGCTTGGCTTTGCCAGGGCCACTGCAGCCAGATAGATGACATGGTGTATTGTGGCACCGAGTGTTGGTTTTGGCCTCGTGTGGTACCTCTGAGCTGGTGGGAGCTGCCTGGGACTCTGTGTGCTCGTAGTGGTGCcgctgggctggggctgtgctctgcCCCGTGCCCGGGCAGGGCTGTGTGTTGGGGCAGGAGGGTGGCGGGAGGAGAgagcagttttccttcctttccttttccttcctgctgtgcCTGGTCCTCGGTGGCCACAGACTGACTctgtctcctcctttctctcctgctgtgctCAGTGGAGGATCATGAGGATGATCTTGTTAAAGAGCCCAGGTAAGGGGAGCGTgcaccagggcagcagcaggagccacGATGGTGCCCACTCAGCCCACCCGGCTGGTTTGCACTCACTGCTTGCAGTGACTCTGGGGAAGCTCTTTGCCCTGttgttgtttcttctctcctgtCCTCTGGCTCCATCCTCACATTCCATCTCTCTCCTTTCGCCCTCCCTAAGCTGAGCTCTTGATGGAGCTGCGGAGCCTGCCCTGCACTCGCCACACGGTGGCACGATGGGCACCTCTAGCGCTCAGCCACCGATCTGACCATCACCTCGGGAGGGTCCTGCCTGGGCACCCACCTGCAGGGCTGGCTGTCCCCAAACAGGGTGTGCCAGGCAGGAcctgctgggcactgctggcacTGAGCTGGGGAGGCTGAGCTGCACCGTTGCTTCTTGAGCAAATGGGATCTGGGGGAGGCTGGTGGCACTGGCAACAGCTTGCTGGGGGTGTTGGGAGGTGCTGGAAGTACCTGGACCTGGGGCACAATATCCTGTGGGCCTGAAAGACAGCCTTGCAGACTGGGGTGAGTGTCACCGGTGTTCCTGTGGAGCTGGGGGTGGCCAGGAGGCTTGTCAGGAAGGAATGCTGCTGGCTTCTCTATTGGGCTGGAGAAGCATATGGGAGGGATGCACTGAGCCATGGGTCAGCCACTGAGTGTTGTGCCGCCGTTTTTCTGATGCCACAGGGATGCCTGTGGGTCTGGCTGGGGCTAAAGGGACTGTGGTGCATGCTGGTGGTGAGGGTCTGGAGAGTGTGTTAGCGTGTGTGAGGGCAATTTTGGGGTCACTGCCATGTGCCCAGGCAGGGTCCATGCATGGTGCTGGCTGAGCGCCTGCCTCTGTCGCTCGcaggcagcccctgcagccagtggagccccccagcatccctgtgtgTGACCCTGGGAAGTTACGGCTTGTAGAGGACTCTGAGAGCTGGCAGCCCCGCACTGGGACCTCCCAGTCCCGCTCCTTCCGCAAACTGGCCCAGCTGACGGGCACTGACAGCAGTGAGTTCACGCAGGACCCGGCGCTGGCtgctgggctttgctggggCAACTGGAGCCTGATATAGGCTGTTGTGCGGTGTGGCACCGGTGTGTTGGTTGTGGCCCCTCTGAGCCAGTGGGAGCTGCCCAGGGCTGTCCCGTAGTGGttgggctggggctgtgctctgccccgtccccaggcagggctgtgtgttGGGGCAGGAGGGCGGTGGGAGGAGAGGGCgattttcctgcctttccttttccttcctgctgtgcCTGGTCCTCGGTGGCCGCAGACTGACTctgtctcctcctttctctcctgctgtgctCAGTGGAGGATCATGAGGATGATCTTGTTAAAGAGCCCAGGTAAGGGGAGCGTGTgtcagggaagcagcaggagctatTCACTCCTGCAAGCCACTCTCTGCTTGCAGTGACTGGGGAGGCTCTTTGTCctgttgtttcttctctcctcctgctccatcctcaCGTTCTCTCTGTCCTCTCACTCTCCCTAAGCTGAGCTGTTGATGGAGCTGCATAGCCCGCCCTGCACTCGCCACACGATGGCACGATGGGCCCCTCCAGCGCTCAGCCACTGATTTGGCCATCACCTCGGGAGGGTCCTGCCCAGGCACCCGCCTGCCAGTCTGGCTTCTCCAATGAAGATGTCCTTAGAGCATATTATCCCcgtgctggctgtgctgggcaggacCCTTGGGCACTGCTGGCACTGAGCTGGGGAGGCTGAGCTGCACCAAGATGTCCTGGCTGTAATGGGTAGGGGCAGCTGGTGGCACTGGTAACACCTTGCTGGGGGTGTTGGGAGGTGCTGGACACATGCCTGGTGCACAGTGTCCTGTGGGGGGCTGCAAGGCTGGTCATGAGTTAGTGCTGATGGCATTTTTATGGGGCTTGTgcctctgtggggctgggggtgcataGGGAGGGATGCACTGAGCCATATGTCAACCACTGACTGTTGTACCGCCGTTGTTTTTAATGCCACAGGGAAACCcatggggctggctggggcACAGGGGAGATGTGGTGGTAAGTGCCAACATCATGGTGTCTCTGAAGGCACCTTTGCGATCagtgcccagtgctgcagtgctgggcaggggctgtgcGTGGTGCTGGCTGAGGGCCTGCCTCTGTCACTCACAGGCAGCCCCCAGAGCCGCTGGACCCCCCCAGGAGCCCCGTGTGTGACCCTGGGAAGTTGCGGCTGATGGAGGATGCTGAGGACTGGCAGCCCCGCACTGGGACCTCCCAGTCCCGCTCCTTCCGCAAACTGGCCCGGCTCACGGGCACAGACGGATGTAAGTTCCCTCAGGGCCCAGTGGCGATGGACTGCCTGGGGGTGCTGGACTTTGCCGGGACAGGGAGTGCCTGGCAGAGGCTGTGGGGTGATGTGGCACTGGGGCTTTGGCCCCATGTGGTACCTCTGAGCCAGTGGGAGCTGCCCAGGGATCTGTGTGTGCTCGTGGTGGTGCCGCTGGGCTGGGGCCATGCTCTGCCCCGTGCCTGGGCAGGGCTGTGTGTTGGGGCAGGAGGGCGGTGGGAGGAGAGAGcggttttcctgcctttccttcctgctgtgcCTGGTCCTTGGTGGCTGCAGACTGACTctgtctcctcctttctctcctgctgcGCTCAGTGGAGGATCATGGTGATGTGTTTGTTAAAAAGCCCAGGTAAGGGGAGTGTGCACCAGGGCTGCATATCCCAGCCAGGActtgctgggcactgctggcacCAAGCTGGGGATGCCAAGCTGTGCCATGATACCCCAGACACAGCAGGTCTAATGCAGCTTGTGGCACTGTTAAAACCTCTCTGGAGTGGTTGTGATGTCTGGGCAGCGCCTTTACATGGGGCATAATGTCCTATGAGTCTGGCGTGGGGCTGTGGGGGTGGCCAGGCAGAGCTTGGGGAGTTTCACCCGCTCCTCCCTGTGTGAGGACAGAGAAGGGAGCCGGGGCTGTGTTgaggggtgctgggtgctgttcTTTGCCCCGTGCAGCCGGTCAGGAGTGGCGCACAGCGCCcctgttttcccttcccctctctgtgATGCCTCCTGCCCTGGCGCTGTGGCCGCTGGGTCCCAGCTGTGTCTGGTTTGCTCTGCTGCAAACAAGTGCTCCTGGTTTTGTAGCCGTCTCCTTATCTATGCCCTGGAGAGGCACAGAGCCACTGGCTCTCTCTCTGTCCTGTCCTCTCTCTTGGGTGGGTTGTGCCTGTCTGGCCCTGGcttgccctgcctgctccccagcccagTGCTGGCAGCCTGCAGGGAGACAGGCCTTGTCCCTCCCAGGGCCAGCCTGGCCCTGTGTAGCCGGCAGGGATGGCAGagccctgcctgtccccagctATGCCAGAGCTGGACCCCGGTGCTCCCCACTCTATGTCAGGTTCAGGTCCCTCTGCACCctgatggggctgggggtgacCGTCATGTGTGAGTGGGTAACCAGGGTCTGTGAGGTCTCTGGTTGGTCTGGAGCAGCCCAGAGCTGGTGTGAGACCCCAGCAGGTCTGTGCTCCCTCCCACCACTCCCCAGATCACTGTGATGGGTGCCAGAGGGCTGAAGGTGCTTGGCTTTGTACCCCATCATTGCCAAACCAGCTGCCAGCTGGGCACATGGGCTtggccagctcctgcctgcttgTTGGGGTGGGGGGCCGTGCTTTGCACACATAGGATGGTAGGGTTGAGTGGGGCAGGCTGGATTAACTGCTTGTTCTGTAGCCAGGTCTCTGTGCCGGACCCAtccccaggagcagggatgaAGACTGAGCCAGGACTGGGTGAGCAAAATGTTTCCTCTGGTCTTGGGGTGAGAGGGATGGGGGAGCCGGGGGTTGCTGCTTGCCCATCTGTGGGTGCTGAGAGTGGGCTGCTGAGGGATCAGGAGCACTGTCCTGGAGacctgtgtgtgtgcagcccCCAGGACCCCCGCCACCACCCCTGGCCCTGCCAGCCGCCCTCCTTGGGCTGTGGACCCCTCTTTCGCGGAGCGCTATGCCCCGGACAAGACGAGCACAGTGGTGAGCAAGCATAGCCAGCCGGCCACACCGACCCCCATGCAGAACCGCAGCTCCATcgtgcaggcagcacagcaagcCCCCGAGGGGCCCGGCCGCACGCCGCTCTGCTACAAGTGCAACAAGGTCATCAGGTGAGCCCTGGCCACACCGCCACCGCCACCACACCAGTGTCCTGCGTCCTGGCGTGGCTGATGTGGTTCTGTCCTGTTGTAGGGGACGCTACCTGGTGGCGCTGGGACATTATTACCACCCTGAGGAGTTCACCTGCTGCCAGTGCAGGAAGGTGCTGGATGAGGGTGGCTTCTTCGAGGAGAAAGGCTCCATCTTCTGCCCCAAGTGCTACGACACGCGCTATGCACCCAGCTGTGCCAAGTGCAAGAAGAAGATCACAGGGGTTAGTGTCCCTCAGACTGCCCCTCACCTCCCATCCTTACTCCCTGCTCACCTATGGGTGCCTgaccccttcccttcccatcctgATCCCATCCCATGGATCCCTTGTCCCTTTCTGCCCTGGGTGGGATTCCTGTGGCACTGGGTGGTCCTGCCCCTGGCTGATGGTGGTTCCTCTCCAGGAGGTCAT
This window contains:
- the PDLIM7 gene encoding PDZ and LIM domain protein 7, translating into MGDMESYKVMLNGPAPWGFRLQGGKDFSMPLSISRLTPGGKAAQAGVGVGDWVLYIDGESTSSMTHIEAQNRIRACGDRLSLTLSRAQNLGKPQKVLSLDKQPLQPVEPPSIPVCDPGKLRLVEDSESWQPRTGTSQSRSFRKLAQLTGTDSSEFTQDPALAAGLCWGNWSLILEDHEDDLVKEPRETHGAGWGTGEMWWQPPEPLDPPRSPVCDPGKLRLMEDAEDWQPRTGTSQSRSFRKLARLTGTDGLEDHGDVFVKKPSQVSVPDPSPGAGMKTEPGLAPRTPATTPGPASRPPWAVDPSFAERYAPDKTSTVVSKHSQPATPTPMQNRSSIVQAAQQAPEGPGRTPLCYKCNKVIRGRYLVALGHYYHPEEFTCCQCRKVLDEGGFFEEKGSIFCPKCYDTRYAPSCAKCKKKITGEVMHALKMTWHVQCFTCAACKTPIRNRAFYMEEGQPYCERDYEKMFGTKCRGCDFKIDAGDRFLEALGFSWHDTCFVCAICQTNLEGKTFYSKKDKPLCKSHAFSHV